A stretch of the Arachis stenosperma cultivar V10309 chromosome 6, arast.V10309.gnm1.PFL2, whole genome shotgun sequence genome encodes the following:
- the LOC130934350 gene encoding uncharacterized protein LOC130934350, translated as MEMIHSLSKCANNSQNRSKQLYTHTGGSKTTARLRDEEEKKQQRRISRGEMFIMTHKKRDGSYMNDDARVVGEAVESIESQGGTSKEISVTDSLAQVLGKEHSGRVRGLGFGPCPSEIIHNTPQSTPRVQIEEYQRELTELKEVAAEQKAEITELKAEKAEDKSKIQIMENLVKYIIQQQGHTLPPEIDAQLKSLGSGAE; from the exons ATGGAGATGATTCATTCACTATC AAAATGTGCAAACAATTCTCAGAATCGGTCGAAGCAACTATATACACACACTGGGGGCTCTAAGACAACAGCAAGGCTAAGGGATGAAGAG GAGAAAAAACAGCAAAGACGCATCAGCAGAGGAGAGATGTTTATTATGACTCATAAAAAAAGGGATGGCTCATACATGAATGATGATGCGCGTGTTGTTGGA GAAGCGGTTGAGAGTATCGAGAGCCAAGGTGGAACCTCGAAGGAGATTTCTGTTACTGATTCACTTGCGCAAGTCCTTGGAAAGGAGCATTCAGGACGAGTTCGGGGGTTAGGTTTTGGACCATGTCCAAGCGAAATTATTCATAATACTCCACAATCGACCCCTAGAGTGCAAATTGAGGAGTATCAGAGAGAACTTACAGAATTGAAGGAAGTGGCAGCAGAACAAAAGGCGGAGATTACAGAATTGAAGGCAGAGAAAGCAGAAGACAAGTCAAAGATACAGATCATGGAGAACCTGGTGAAATACATCATCCAACAGCAAGGACATACTTTGCCACCTGAAATTGATGCACAGCTTAAGTCATTGGGGAGTGGAGCAGAATAG